A section of the Solitalea canadensis DSM 3403 genome encodes:
- a CDS encoding DUF7935 family protein, which yields MLLEITLNQFLTIGLPIVCLLILAAFSLKDYFGKKKLDLGDHLTELKKNAQNQTLPLRLAAYERLTLFVERITPANLFIRISPMGLTALDMQAICLNEIRNEFEHNLAQQLYVTESAWQAVKKTKDETILLINTLASAMPQNASAFEFSKVVLEHVSQLPADPYAKANSVLRAEVSKLY from the coding sequence ATGTTGTTAGAAATTACATTAAACCAATTCTTAACCATTGGGTTGCCAATTGTGTGCTTATTGATTTTGGCCGCTTTCTCGCTGAAAGACTATTTTGGCAAGAAAAAACTTGACTTAGGCGATCATCTTACGGAGCTGAAAAAAAATGCTCAAAATCAGACATTACCATTGAGGTTAGCTGCTTATGAGCGATTAACTTTATTCGTTGAACGTATTACTCCTGCTAATTTGTTTATTCGTATTTCTCCGATGGGCTTAACTGCTCTGGATATGCAGGCTATTTGCTTAAATGAAATCAGAAATGAGTTTGAGCATAACCTGGCTCAACAACTTTACGTTACGGAGTCGGCATGGCAAGCAGTGAAAAAAACAAAAGATGAAACGATCTTACTTATCAATACCTTAGCATCTGCAATGCCGCAGAATGCATCGGCTTTTGAATTTAGCAAGGTGGTGCTTGAGCATGTAAGTCAATTACCTGCCGACCCTTATGCTAAGGCTAATTCGGTGTTACGAGCTGAGGTAAGCAAGCTTTATTAA
- a CDS encoding MarR family transcriptional regulator, with translation MDNQSIVYDALIKAGKPMKSAEIASVTGLEKGEVDKAIKALKVADKIVSPKMCFYSVR, from the coding sequence ATGGATAATCAAAGTATAGTTTATGATGCATTAATAAAAGCCGGGAAACCGATGAAGTCTGCAGAGATTGCTTCAGTTACGGGTCTTGAAAAAGGGGAAGTTGACAAAGCAATAAAAGCGCTTAAAGTTGCAGATAAAATCGTGTCACCTAAAATGTGCTTTTATTCTGTGAGGTAG
- a CDS encoding HesB/IscA family protein, which translates to MESTVQSATNTLIPITFTEGAIKEIKKLIDQKELTEEFGLRVGVEGGGCAGMNYVLGFDKKKEGDEVFFVDNIRVFLNKAHNLYLVGMEVDWQDGLNSRGFTFNNPNATNTCGCGTSFSA; encoded by the coding sequence ATGGAATCGACAGTACAATCAGCTACAAATACACTTATTCCTATTACGTTTACGGAAGGTGCGATCAAGGAAATTAAGAAGTTGATCGACCAAAAAGAGCTAACTGAGGAGTTTGGTTTACGTGTTGGCGTTGAGGGCGGAGGTTGTGCCGGAATGAATTATGTATTAGGTTTTGATAAGAAAAAAGAAGGCGATGAAGTGTTTTTTGTTGACAACATCCGTGTATTTCTGAACAAAGCCCATAATTTATACCTGGTGGGAATGGAAGTTGATTGGCAAGACGGATTAAATTCACGTGGATTTACATTTAATAATCCTAACGCTACCAATACCTGTGGTTGCGGAACTTCATTTTCTGCATAA